The proteins below come from a single Deltaproteobacteria bacterium genomic window:
- a CDS encoding methionine synthase, with product MITARADVVGSLLRPPELLRARADRAAGRITEVELRAVEDAAVDAAIRLQEEAGLEVVTDGEMRRLSFQSRMTEAVDGFGGNDLDAFLWGEWRGDPEVGDWSLERPKSLGVVGKLTRRRHLSVDEFTYLAAHTTRTPKITLPSPSLFANFWSPETSRGVYPTLEAFLADVVDILRAEVAELVRRGALYIQLDAPHYALLLDDRTRAFYETRGWSRARWLAEGIAMDNAVIGDHPGVTFGFHVCRGNQGSRWLTAG from the coding sequence ATGATCACAGCGCGCGCCGACGTCGTGGGCAGCCTCCTCCGCCCCCCGGAGCTGCTACGCGCGCGCGCCGACCGGGCGGCGGGCCGCATCACGGAGGTGGAGCTTCGCGCCGTCGAGGACGCGGCGGTCGACGCGGCCATCCGGCTGCAGGAGGAAGCGGGCCTCGAGGTCGTAACCGACGGCGAGATGCGGCGCCTCTCCTTCCAGAGCCGGATGACGGAGGCGGTGGACGGGTTCGGCGGCAACGACCTCGATGCCTTCCTCTGGGGCGAGTGGCGCGGCGACCCTGAGGTGGGAGATTGGAGCCTCGAGCGGCCGAAGTCCCTCGGCGTCGTCGGCAAGCTCACCCGCCGGCGCCACCTCTCGGTGGACGAGTTCACGTACCTCGCGGCGCACACCACGCGGACGCCGAAGATCACGCTGCCGAGCCCGAGCCTGTTCGCGAACTTCTGGTCGCCCGAGACGTCGCGCGGGGTCTATCCAACGCTCGAAGCCTTTCTCGCCGACGTCGTCGACATCTTGCGCGCCGAGGTCGCGGAGCTGGTCCGGCGTGGTGCTCTCTACATCCAGCTCGACGCGCCCCACTACGCGCTCCTGCTCGACGACCGGACGCGCGCCTTCTACGAGACGCGGGGCTGGAGCCGCGCGCGGTGGCTCGCCGAGGGCATCGCGATGGACAACGCGGTGATCGGCGATCATCCGGGCGTCACCTTCGGCTTCCACGTCTGCCGGGGGAACCAGGGAAGCCGCTGGCTCACCGCCGGTG